A single Pseudomonas brassicacearum DNA region contains:
- a CDS encoding phosphoethanolamine transferase: protein MLTIKAVRPEWVTLVASAFLLMGFNIVLWQHLLAITTADARGLLMCVAFGLMIICAFNLVLTLVAFRPLLKPVLMLLFLISAGVAYFMGQYGVLIDTGMLRNFAETNATEVRDLLSLKLFVYIGLLGVLPCWLLFKTPINYRRWPKELLSKLLVGVASVAVIGVVALANYQGLSSLFRNHHELRLMVVPSNYIGASFGYLREQVASAKQPFTKLGEDASRNPIWQTHGRKSLTVLVVGESARAENFGILGYNRDTTPTLNKEAGLIAFTDVQSCGTETAVSVPCMFSNMGRKNYDASIAKNEEGLLDVLKRAGLEVIWRDNQSGCKGTCDRVTVQDMSNLKDPALCASSECRDEILLQGLQHFIDTLDKDTVLVLHQMGSHGPEYFKRYPKEYEHFTPVCESNALNNCSRESIVNGYDNTLVYTDHVLSTLIDLLRANQDKVDTAMLYLSDHGESLGEYNLFLHGTPYMLAPEQQKHVAMLAWFSDSYQKAFSVDTHCLQLSREKPLSQDNLFHSMLGLLEVNSQVYNRDLDLFANCRGAVIDGVLARQ, encoded by the coding sequence ATGCTGACTATTAAAGCCGTGCGCCCCGAGTGGGTGACGCTGGTCGCCAGTGCCTTTTTATTAATGGGCTTTAACATCGTTCTCTGGCAACACTTGCTGGCGATCACCACGGCTGACGCTCGGGGCCTGCTGATGTGCGTGGCGTTTGGCCTGATGATTATCTGCGCGTTCAACCTGGTGTTGACGCTCGTGGCCTTCCGTCCGCTGCTCAAGCCCGTACTGATGCTGTTGTTCCTGATCAGCGCCGGCGTTGCGTATTTCATGGGCCAATACGGCGTATTGATCGACACCGGCATGTTGCGCAACTTTGCTGAAACCAATGCCACGGAAGTTCGCGACCTGTTGTCGCTGAAGTTGTTTGTTTATATCGGATTGTTGGGGGTATTGCCTTGCTGGTTGTTGTTCAAGACACCGATCAACTACCGTCGCTGGCCCAAAGAGTTATTAAGTAAGTTGCTGGTCGGTGTGGCCTCGGTCGCGGTGATTGGCGTGGTCGCCCTGGCCAACTACCAAGGCCTGTCTTCATTGTTTCGCAACCACCACGAGTTGCGCTTGATGGTCGTGCCGAGCAATTACATCGGTGCCTCGTTCGGCTACTTGCGTGAGCAGGTCGCGTCGGCCAAGCAGCCGTTCACCAAGTTGGGCGAGGACGCGAGCCGCAACCCCATCTGGCAAACCCACGGCCGCAAATCCCTGACTGTACTGGTGGTGGGCGAAAGTGCCCGGGCCGAGAACTTCGGCATTCTCGGCTATAACCGCGATACCACGCCGACACTGAACAAAGAGGCCGGCCTGATCGCTTTCACCGACGTGCAATCCTGCGGCACTGAAACCGCCGTGTCGGTGCCTTGCATGTTCTCCAACATGGGGCGCAAGAACTACGACGCCAGTATCGCCAAGAATGAAGAGGGTTTGCTGGATGTGCTCAAGCGCGCCGGGCTGGAGGTGATCTGGCGGGACAACCAGTCCGGCTGCAAGGGCACTTGCGACCGGGTCACCGTGCAGGATATGAGCAATCTGAAGGATCCAGCCCTGTGTGCGAGCAGCGAGTGCCGTGACGAAATCCTGCTCCAGGGTTTGCAGCATTTCATCGACACGCTCGACAAGGACACCGTGCTGGTGCTGCACCAGATGGGCAGCCACGGGCCGGAATACTTCAAGCGCTATCCCAAGGAGTACGAGCATTTCACCCCGGTGTGCGAAAGCAACGCGCTGAACAATTGCAGTCGCGAGAGCATCGTCAACGGCTACGACAACACGCTGGTGTACACCGATCATGTGCTTTCGACCCTGATCGATCTGCTGCGGGCCAACCAGGACAAGGTCGACACGGCCATGCTGTACTTGTCGGACCATGGCGAGTCCCTGGGCGAATACAACCTGTTTCTCCATGGCACGCCCTACATGCTCGCCCCGGAGCAACAGAAACATGTGGCGATGCTTGCCTGGTTCTCTGACAGCTATCAGAAGGCTTTTTCGGTCGACACCCATTGCCTGCAACTGAGTCGGGAAAAGCCCTTGAGCCAGGACAACCTGTTTCACTCGATGCTCGGGCTGCTGGAAGTCAACAGCCAGGTCTACAACCGCGACCTGGACCTGTTTGCCAACTGTCGCGGCGCGGTGATTGACGGTGTCCTGGCGCGCCAGTGA